A part of Candidatus Flexicrinis proximus genomic DNA contains:
- a CDS encoding DEAD/DEAH box helicase family protein, whose product MAGFLSGTEVIARGLRWEVVDEQPMGDHIRLRLRGLGGLLAGSEIDVLTPFEQVSIITRDFSPSKAGPLSNWLVYHQAFLLEQALGPDAILAVQPGRLRIEPYQLVPLSRALRMNRPRILIADDVGLGKTVEAGLVIAELMSRRQVYRVLVVTPAGPLMEQWKREMLDRFGLMLDEVSRDKLEQIRKQTELGQSI is encoded by the coding sequence ATGGCAGGTTTTCTATCAGGTACGGAAGTGATTGCACGTGGCCTGCGATGGGAGGTTGTTGATGAACAGCCGATGGGCGATCACATCCGTCTTCGCTTGCGTGGATTGGGCGGGTTACTGGCCGGTTCAGAAATTGATGTGCTTACACCGTTTGAGCAAGTGTCTATTATTACACGAGATTTCAGCCCGTCGAAAGCTGGCCCTCTTTCAAATTGGCTTGTATACCATCAAGCATTTCTCTTGGAACAGGCGCTCGGGCCTGATGCGATTCTTGCTGTTCAGCCTGGTCGCTTGCGGATCGAACCCTATCAGTTAGTCCCTCTTTCGCGTGCCTTGCGGATGAACCGTCCACGTATCCTAATCGCCGACGACGTCGGACTTGGAAAGACGGTTGAGGCCGGCCTCGTGATTGCGGAACTCATGTCACGTCGCCAGGTATATCGCGTTCTAGTTGTGACCCCGGCGGGACCTTTGATGGAACAGTGGAAACGGGAGATGCTGGATCGCTTTGGGCTAATGCTAGATGAAGTGAGTCGTGACAAGCTGGAGCAGATTCGCAAACAGACTGAGCTAGGCCAATCCATTTGA
- a CDS encoding ribbon-helix-helix protein, CopG family — MSIKTVRRSINITPEMRDLLAQLAAKQGRDVTESDLIRDAIRQYLDQQADLVGSRRHFQKSLQERLDALEGTLTFHLHILISLVSVLLDNDASHAVDEAIVAARRDGKRLLARIDAVRDLSSKP, encoded by the coding sequence ATGTCCATTAAGACAGTGCGGCGCAGCATCAACATCACGCCGGAAATGCGCGACCTGCTGGCGCAGCTTGCCGCGAAGCAGGGACGTGACGTCACCGAGTCCGACCTGATCCGCGACGCGATCCGGCAGTATCTCGACCAGCAGGCCGACCTCGTTGGCAGCCGCCGGCACTTCCAGAAATCGCTGCAGGAACGGCTCGACGCGCTGGAAGGCACGCTCACCTTTCACCTACACATCCTGATCTCGCTCGTGTCGGTGCTGCTGGATAACGACGCCAGCCACGCCGTCGATGAGGCGATTGTGGCCGCTCGCCGCGACGGCAAGCGGCTGCTCGCTCGGATAGATGCCGTGCGTGATCTGAGTTCCAAGCCATGA